One genomic window of Prochlorococcus marinus str. NATL2A includes the following:
- a CDS encoding CopG family transcriptional regulator: MNSNNCSGQNVSINVNLSLKNETLRILVEMSNDMGASLEDVISSITEDSVIDLERLQDDLGIVIIPERCSKQDLINSIQ, encoded by the coding sequence ATGAACTCAAATAATTGCTCAGGACAAAACGTTTCTATAAACGTAAATCTCTCTTTAAAAAATGAGACTTTGCGAATTTTGGTAGAGATGTCAAATGATATGGGAGCAAGTCTTGAGGATGTAATAAGCTCGATAACTGAAGATTCGGTAATTGATTTAGAGAGGCTTCAGGATGATCTAGGCATTGTTATTATCCCTGAAAGATGTAGCAAACAAGATTTAATAAATTCGATTCAATAG
- a CDS encoding ArnT family glycosyltransferase, whose translation MKSLTKSFYPTLIQRRRGLLCILFIGLIIFVWQLGKTGLVDETPPLFAAASRAMAETGNWFTPQVNGLPRFDKPPLVYWLMGLGFSIPGNNSWDPLGTWAARLPSALSTIFLMLVLGDTMMKYPQEENNFNRRTAVITAVVFALSPLVIIWGRIAVSDALLCSTLGICLLLKWRRFANPEGEVWWLSWIFLSFAVLTKGPVALVLSGLTILFFAFFQNKPLGILKILRVIPGLFLVFIISFPWYLIELLIEGKPFLDSFFGYHNLQRFTSVVNSHGEPWWFFLTVLCIASLPFTPFLLISIWKNFYNVTKWSRRVIKRPEKSLFEFSFFWLIAVFVFFTISATKLPSYWLPATPAASVLISLSLTNNVKEEFLKSLAWKFTIFLSILFSIFLFSSKLWIQLLNDPEIPNFSEELNNSFLIEKAGFIFLLIAVLGIIFSSRKIYGKLLILQIPLVLSHFLIVLPTFDLADRLRQLPLRQASELLLNSQNRNEPLVMVGAMKPSIHFYTNQVIVFEGRSKNAFVNVSDRLKNEKRRGWKGMPIYGSNGSQTTLLLIDKRSVEKSYWQGLNPEVLGNFGVYSVWRLDREIIERRAKYLKTDGVSSTWKNPRPERF comes from the coding sequence TTGAAAAGTTTAACTAAATCTTTTTACCCAACTTTAATACAAAGAAGACGTGGTCTTCTTTGTATTTTATTTATTGGATTAATAATTTTTGTTTGGCAATTAGGGAAAACAGGTTTGGTTGATGAAACACCACCTTTGTTTGCGGCAGCCAGTAGAGCAATGGCAGAAACGGGTAATTGGTTTACTCCTCAAGTAAATGGATTACCTCGATTTGACAAGCCACCTTTGGTCTATTGGTTAATGGGACTGGGATTTTCGATCCCAGGAAATAATTCTTGGGACCCTTTAGGTACATGGGCTGCCAGGCTTCCTTCTGCATTATCAACAATTTTTTTAATGCTTGTTTTAGGGGACACAATGATGAAATATCCCCAAGAAGAAAATAATTTCAATAGAAGGACTGCAGTTATTACTGCAGTGGTATTTGCGTTGTCGCCTTTGGTAATAATTTGGGGAAGAATTGCCGTAAGTGATGCACTCCTTTGCAGCACTCTTGGAATTTGTTTGCTTCTTAAATGGAGAAGATTCGCTAATCCAGAAGGAGAAGTTTGGTGGTTGTCTTGGATTTTTTTGTCATTTGCAGTTTTAACTAAAGGTCCTGTAGCATTGGTTTTATCAGGATTAACAATATTATTTTTTGCCTTTTTTCAAAATAAGCCTTTAGGAATTTTAAAAATATTGAGGGTAATTCCTGGACTTTTTCTTGTCTTTATTATTAGTTTTCCTTGGTATTTAATTGAATTATTAATCGAGGGAAAACCCTTTTTAGATAGTTTTTTTGGGTATCATAATCTTCAAAGATTTACCTCAGTAGTAAATTCTCATGGGGAGCCTTGGTGGTTTTTTTTAACAGTATTATGTATAGCTTCTTTGCCATTTACTCCATTTTTATTAATAAGTATTTGGAAGAATTTTTACAATGTAACTAAATGGTCTAGAAGAGTTATAAAAAGACCAGAAAAGTCATTATTTGAGTTTTCATTTTTTTGGTTAATAGCTGTATTTGTGTTCTTTACTATTTCAGCTACGAAGCTACCGAGCTATTGGCTTCCTGCTACTCCTGCAGCATCAGTTTTAATATCACTTTCCTTAACTAATAATGTTAAAGAGGAATTTTTAAAATCTTTAGCTTGGAAATTTACAATATTTTTATCAATACTCTTTTCTATATTTCTTTTCTCTTCAAAGCTATGGATTCAGCTTCTTAATGATCCTGAGATTCCAAACTTCTCAGAGGAATTAAACAATAGCTTTTTAATTGAAAAAGCTGGATTTATTTTTCTTTTAATTGCTGTTCTAGGAATCATATTTTCATCGAGAAAAATATATGGAAAACTATTAATTTTGCAAATCCCTTTAGTTTTATCTCATTTCCTGATTGTCTTACCAACTTTTGATTTGGCAGATAGGTTAAGACAACTCCCATTAAGACAAGCATCAGAATTACTTTTAAATTCCCAAAATAGAAACGAGCCTTTAGTAATGGTAGGAGCTATGAAACCCTCAATTCATTTTTATACTAATCAAGTCATTGTTTTTGAAGGTAGATCTAAAAATGCTTTTGTAAATGTTTCAGATCGACTTAAAAATGAGAAGAGAAGAGGCTGGAAAGGAATGCCAATATATGGATCCAATGGATCACAAACTACTCTTTTACTTATTGATAAAAGATCAGTGGAAAAATCTTATTGGCAAGGACTTAATCCAGAAGTCTTAGGTAATTTTGGTGTTTATAGCGTTTGGAGACTTGATAGAGAAATTATTGAAAGACGAGCTAAATATTTGAAAACAGATGGTGTTAGTTCTACTTGGAAAAATCCTAGACCAGAGAGATTTTAA